In Bacillus sp. NP247, one DNA window encodes the following:
- a CDS encoding RNA polymerase sigma factor, translating into MEQKFIEKCNHDELDYVIKDYWEDVWNYSFIITKDPHLSDDITQDVFIKVFKHWHSFRKESSIKTWILKITRNTAINYLKSSYFKRISLVGFFSDDKQSPSAEQEFFKQEEMNDVWDVVLKLPKKHREILILDAKYELSYEEMAETLDVSIGTVKSRLSRARSKVSKLIGEGRSDEQ; encoded by the coding sequence ATGGAACAGAAGTTTATTGAAAAATGTAATCATGATGAGCTTGACTATGTTATAAAAGACTATTGGGAAGATGTATGGAATTATTCATTTATTATTACGAAAGATCCACACTTATCAGATGACATCACACAAGATGTCTTTATAAAGGTTTTTAAACATTGGCATTCGTTTCGAAAGGAGTCATCTATTAAAACGTGGATATTAAAAATTACAAGAAATACGGCAATAAACTATTTGAAATCCTCTTATTTTAAAAGGATATCTTTAGTGGGATTTTTTAGTGACGATAAGCAATCTCCATCGGCAGAACAAGAATTTTTTAAGCAAGAGGAAATGAACGATGTATGGGATGTTGTATTAAAACTACCTAAAAAACACCGCGAAATACTAATATTGGACGCGAAATATGAATTGTCTTATGAAGAAATGGCTGAAACATTAGATGTATCAATTGGAACAGTCAAATCCAGATTAAGCCGAGCGAGAAGTAAGGTTTCAAAACTAATAGGGGAGGGTAGAAGTGATGAACAGTAA
- a CDS encoding penicillin-binding transpeptidase domain-containing protein, giving the protein MKKIWMLLFCCFGVMLVGCNKNEPPKQAFEEYINLWNDKKFANMYDHLSEHAKKTISKKDFTEKYQKIYEGIGVKNLKIKTKGENTKEKERFLFEVKMDTDGGTVSFIHEAKLVKDKESWKIDWTPDFIFPGMKKDYKVRMQIEQGKRGEIYDRNGKGLATNGKASEVGIIPEKLGETAAQTKETVAQLLDMSTEEIDQKLTAKWIKPDSFVPIGILKEGSRQNDYIELEGVSSRPVNIRTYPLGEAAAHLTGYIGKVNAEELKSLQKKGYQADDLVGKAGLEKVLENKLRGEKGGRVFMEDENGKEIKNVAKKEAKEGENVTLTIDAAIQEKIFNEMKNEAGSSAAVNPKTGATIALVSSPAYNPNTIVRGASKAQREAWNNDSKLPMMNRFTQAFVPGSVFKTITGAIGLEMKTINPKEEYKIQGLKWTKDSSWGNYYVTRVKDASPIDFDKAMKYSDNIYFAQQALKMGKDQYLSEFKKYGFHEKLPIEYEFPISTIAKDGIKNDIQLADTGYGQGQVLMTPLHLALTYAPIVNEGNIPSPHLLKEAKVAGNWKENVVSKKNQEILKSALIKVINDPDGAGRIAKVDGVTLAGKTGTAELKESKEADGKELGWFAAFDANAPDMIVTMMIEDVKGRGGSNVPGEKVKHVFQK; this is encoded by the coding sequence TTGAAAAAAATATGGATGCTGCTTTTCTGTTGTTTTGGAGTTATGTTGGTAGGATGTAATAAAAACGAACCGCCAAAACAAGCATTTGAAGAATATATTAATTTATGGAATGATAAAAAATTTGCAAATATGTATGATCATTTATCAGAGCATGCAAAAAAGACGATTTCAAAAAAAGATTTTACCGAGAAATATCAAAAAATCTATGAAGGTATTGGAGTTAAGAATTTAAAAATTAAAACGAAAGGAGAGAATACTAAAGAGAAAGAACGTTTTCTTTTTGAAGTTAAAATGGATACGGATGGAGGAACAGTTTCATTCATCCATGAAGCAAAACTTGTGAAAGATAAGGAATCTTGGAAAATAGATTGGACACCAGACTTCATTTTCCCAGGCATGAAAAAAGATTACAAAGTACGTATGCAAATAGAACAAGGAAAACGCGGAGAAATATATGATCGAAACGGAAAAGGGCTTGCAACGAATGGTAAAGCGTCTGAGGTTGGAATTATTCCAGAGAAACTAGGTGAAACGGCAGCGCAAACGAAAGAAACAGTAGCACAATTACTTGATATGTCTACAGAAGAGATCGATCAGAAGCTCACAGCAAAATGGATAAAACCAGATTCCTTTGTACCAATCGGTATTTTAAAAGAGGGAAGTAGACAGAATGATTATATTGAATTAGAAGGAGTTTCATCTCGCCCAGTAAATATTCGTACGTATCCATTAGGAGAAGCAGCGGCACACTTAACTGGATATATAGGAAAGGTGAATGCAGAGGAGTTAAAATCGCTTCAAAAAAAAGGTTATCAAGCAGATGATTTAGTGGGTAAGGCAGGTTTAGAAAAAGTATTAGAGAATAAATTGCGTGGTGAAAAGGGTGGACGCGTATTTATGGAAGATGAGAACGGGAAAGAGATTAAAAACGTAGCAAAAAAAGAAGCAAAAGAAGGGGAAAATGTTACGTTAACAATTGATGCTGCAATTCAAGAAAAAATCTTTAATGAGATGAAAAATGAAGCAGGATCAAGTGCAGCGGTCAATCCTAAAACGGGTGCAACAATCGCACTTGTAAGTAGCCCTGCTTATAATCCAAATACAATAGTTAGAGGAGCATCAAAAGCTCAACGAGAAGCATGGAATAACGACTCGAAACTGCCAATGATGAATCGCTTCACACAAGCATTTGTACCAGGTTCCGTATTTAAAACGATTACAGGTGCAATTGGTTTGGAAATGAAAACAATAAATCCTAAGGAAGAATATAAAATCCAAGGATTGAAGTGGACAAAAGATTCATCGTGGGGAAATTATTATGTAACACGTGTGAAAGATGCTAGTCCAATTGATTTTGATAAGGCAATGAAGTACTCTGATAATATTTATTTTGCTCAACAAGCTTTGAAAATGGGAAAAGATCAGTATTTAAGTGAATTTAAGAAGTACGGATTTCATGAAAAATTACCAATCGAATACGAATTTCCTATTTCAACAATTGCAAAAGATGGGATAAAAAACGATATTCAACTAGCAGATACCGGATATGGACAAGGACAAGTATTAATGACACCACTTCATTTAGCATTAACATATGCACCGATTGTGAATGAAGGGAATATTCCGTCGCCTCATCTGTTAAAAGAGGCAAAAGTAGCGGGGAATTGGAAAGAAAACGTGGTTTCTAAAAAGAATCAAGAGATATTAAAGAGTGCATTAATAAAAGTCATTAATGACCCTGATGGCGCTGGGAGAATTGCTAAGGTTGATGGTGTAACTCTTGCTGGTAAAACCGGTACAGCAGAACTGAAAGAGTCGAAAGAAGCAGACGGAAAAGAACTTGGATGGTTTGCAGCTTTTGATGCAAATGCGCCAGACATGATTGTTACCATGATGATTGAAGATGTAAAAGGAAGAGGGGGGAGTAATGTTCCCGGCGAAAAAGTAAAACATGTTTTTCAGAAATAA
- a CDS encoding penicillin-binding protein 2, which yields MKKQKEKKQQTYISIRLNIMFLCIFLLFSAIIMQLGKVQIVEGEAYKNQVENSQNETTSIPVPRGQILDREGKTVVNNKSLRTITYTRVKGIKSEDILKTAKELAKVLEMPEQDINKLTDIDKKDFWMQLNTKRAESKITKKDIGKFKEKGIEGKELDKKIQDLRRSRVTEVELAELTAQDLKVLAIKSKMSSGYQLTPQIIKKDVTDQEYARISENLAEFPGIDATVDWERNYVNGNLFRSVLGNITSSEEGLPKENLDSYLVRGYNRNDRVGKSYIEQRYEDVLHGTKEEVKNITDKSGNIVSAEIISKGKSGNSLTLTIDMELQKKVEESIEKNLRAFKSSEPLLDRAFVVMTNPNNGQILSMAGKKIVEKEGKIEIEDLALGNMTTSYELGSAVKGATLLTGYETGAIHPGDQFYDAPMKFKGTQAKKSWNVSGFGNINDLRALQVSSNVYMFQTALKIAGVNYVPNGSLDIKQEAFDTMRYYFKQFGLGVPTGIDLPNEIIGQTRKVDSQPGFLLDFSIGQYDTYTPLQLAQYISTIANGGYRMQPQIVQEIGEQSIKEEEVGKVIRSIEPVVLNRVDMKKEHIDRIKEGFRWVFQEGDGTGVKYFKNAPYKPAGKTGTAQTVYGGDDPIGRNAKGERMECYNLTLVGYAPYDNPEVAFSVVVPWLHDDKNGINSIIGKEVLDAYFDLKQQRMHGEAASTDSSNQN from the coding sequence ATGAAAAAACAAAAAGAAAAGAAGCAGCAGACATATATATCTATTCGATTAAATATAATGTTCCTTTGCATATTTCTACTATTCTCAGCTATTATTATGCAGCTAGGAAAAGTACAAATCGTTGAGGGAGAGGCTTATAAGAACCAAGTGGAAAACAGTCAAAATGAAACAACTAGTATACCGGTTCCACGTGGACAAATTCTAGATCGAGAAGGGAAAACAGTCGTTAATAATAAATCTCTTCGCACAATTACGTATACAAGGGTGAAGGGGATTAAGAGTGAAGATATTCTAAAAACAGCAAAAGAATTGGCGAAAGTACTTGAAATGCCCGAACAAGATATAAATAAGTTAACCGATATCGATAAAAAAGATTTCTGGATGCAATTGAATACGAAACGTGCGGAATCAAAGATTACTAAAAAAGATATAGGAAAGTTTAAAGAAAAGGGAATAGAGGGAAAAGAACTAGACAAAAAAATTCAAGACTTAAGACGAAGTCGCGTTACAGAAGTAGAATTGGCAGAATTAACAGCACAAGATTTAAAGGTTTTAGCTATTAAAAGTAAAATGAGTTCAGGTTATCAACTGACACCACAAATTATTAAAAAAGATGTGACAGATCAAGAATATGCGCGCATAAGTGAAAACCTTGCGGAGTTTCCAGGAATAGATGCAACAGTTGATTGGGAACGTAATTATGTAAATGGTAATTTATTTCGTTCCGTGTTAGGTAATATTACAAGCAGTGAAGAAGGATTACCGAAAGAAAACTTAGATTCTTATTTGGTACGTGGATATAACCGTAATGATCGTGTAGGAAAAAGTTATATTGAACAACGATATGAAGATGTATTACACGGCACAAAAGAAGAAGTGAAAAACATTACTGATAAATCAGGAAACATTGTTAGCGCAGAAATAATCTCTAAAGGAAAAAGTGGTAATAGTTTAACATTAACGATTGATATGGAATTACAAAAGAAAGTGGAAGAAAGTATTGAGAAAAATTTGAGAGCTTTTAAGAGTTCAGAGCCACTGTTGGACCGAGCTTTTGTCGTCATGACGAACCCAAATAATGGGCAGATTTTATCTATGGCAGGCAAAAAGATTGTAGAAAAAGAAGGGAAAATAGAGATTGAGGATTTGGCATTAGGTAACATGACAACTTCGTATGAGCTAGGGTCAGCTGTAAAAGGTGCTACTTTATTAACTGGATATGAGACAGGGGCAATACATCCAGGAGATCAATTTTATGATGCACCGATGAAATTTAAAGGTACACAAGCCAAGAAATCGTGGAATGTATCCGGATTTGGTAATATTAATGATTTACGAGCTTTACAAGTATCTTCGAATGTATACATGTTCCAGACAGCTTTAAAAATTGCGGGAGTTAATTACGTACCAAATGGTTCGTTGGATATTAAACAAGAAGCATTTGATACAATGCGCTATTATTTTAAGCAATTTGGTTTAGGCGTCCCAACAGGTATTGATTTGCCGAATGAAATAATTGGACAAACGAGAAAAGTAGATAGTCAACCTGGTTTTTTATTAGATTTTTCTATCGGTCAGTATGATACGTATACGCCATTGCAATTGGCACAATATATTTCAACGATTGCTAACGGTGGATATAGAATGCAACCCCAAATTGTACAGGAAATAGGAGAACAATCAATAAAAGAAGAGGAAGTTGGCAAAGTTATACGCTCTATAGAGCCTGTCGTATTAAATCGAGTTGATATGAAGAAAGAACATATTGATCGGATAAAAGAAGGCTTTAGATGGGTATTCCAAGAAGGTGATGGAACTGGCGTGAAGTATTTCAAGAATGCTCCATACAAACCAGCAGGAAAGACAGGGACAGCTCAAACTGTATATGGTGGAGATGATCCAATTGGTAGAAATGCAAAAGGAGAACGTATGGAATGTTACAACTTAACATTAGTTGGATATGCTCCATATGATAATCCAGAAGTAGCATTTTCTGTAGTAGTCCCATGGCTTCATGATGATAAAAATGGAATTAATTCTATAATTGGAAAGGAAGTTTTAGATGCATACTTTGATTTAAAACAGCAACGTATGCATGGTGAAGCTGCTAGTACAGATAGTTCGAATCAAAATTAG
- a CDS encoding SH3 domain-containing protein, which produces MNSKKNPDWYSKLKNGPMERRKDEEEFINKIKQSVYQNSEVDSVTYKRPPRKKALPVVVVLVCTMLFFIVQQPGLDDNKSPVQSSTQIKSKIKDESAQDPSLKQFINDLSRSTISKNENDLYRALNDEVLFKGSMYKKDEWKFDEDIFHELQVALPMGGEFANDTKKVYKVPSGLTESNQPKQAHFIYATVTGNKTKILAEPKQESQVLYEVSNEMVKAWIPEKVQNDGYIKISTINGDTTGYVQKKYVLTDIKYSFMFEKNDNGEWKIINIDSIW; this is translated from the coding sequence ATGAACAGTAAAAAAAATCCTGACTGGTATAGCAAATTAAAAAACGGACCAATGGAGCGTCGTAAAGATGAAGAAGAATTTATTAATAAAATAAAGCAATCGGTATATCAAAATAGTGAAGTAGATTCTGTAACATATAAGAGACCACCTCGTAAAAAAGCATTGCCTGTTGTAGTTGTTTTGGTTTGTACAATGTTATTTTTTATTGTTCAACAACCTGGGCTTGATGATAATAAATCACCGGTACAAAGTAGTACTCAAATTAAGTCGAAAATAAAAGATGAGTCTGCTCAAGATCCATCATTAAAGCAATTTATAAATGATTTATCTCGAAGTACAATTTCAAAAAATGAAAATGACTTGTATAGAGCGTTAAATGATGAAGTTCTATTTAAAGGGAGTATGTATAAGAAGGATGAATGGAAGTTTGATGAAGACATTTTTCATGAGTTGCAAGTCGCTCTTCCAATGGGAGGAGAATTTGCAAATGATACAAAAAAAGTATACAAAGTACCAAGTGGATTGACAGAAAGTAACCAACCAAAGCAAGCACATTTTATATATGCAACGGTTACTGGAAATAAAACGAAAATTTTAGCTGAACCAAAACAAGAATCACAAGTTTTATATGAAGTATCGAATGAAATGGTAAAAGCTTGGATTCCAGAAAAAGTGCAAAATGATGGATATATAAAAATATCGACAATTAACGGTGATACTACTGGATATGTACAAAAAAAGTATGTTTTAACTGATATTAAGTATTCATTTATGTTCGAAAAGAATGATAATGGTGAATGGAAAATAATAAATATAGACTCTATATGGTAA
- a CDS encoding GNAT family N-acetyltransferase: MEKYDQVFGKTDRLILRKLSIDDTKYFHFYRSNPEVAKFQSWDNYQYHEAETFVNEQINNNPNQPGTWFQFAIALAENNKMIGDCALHTLLSEPRIVEIGYTLSPEYQGNGYATEAIYALLHYIFHSLGKHKVIAFSDVRNNKSISVLERVGMRREGHLLQNYMLKGQWIDEYQYSILKSEWKGATYLLNSETK, from the coding sequence ATGGAGAAATATGATCAAGTTTTTGGGAAAACAGATCGTCTTATTTTGAGAAAGTTGAGTATTGATGACACTAAATACTTTCATTTTTATCGCTCTAATCCGGAAGTAGCTAAATTTCAGTCATGGGATAATTATCAATATCATGAAGCAGAAACTTTTGTAAATGAACAAATTAATAATAATCCTAATCAACCAGGTACTTGGTTCCAGTTCGCAATTGCTTTGGCTGAAAATAATAAAATGATTGGAGATTGTGCACTTCACACGCTTTTGAGTGAACCTCGTATCGTTGAAATTGGATATACTCTTTCCCCAGAATATCAGGGAAATGGCTATGCAACTGAGGCTATTTATGCTTTATTGCATTATATATTTCATTCGTTAGGAAAGCATAAAGTGATTGCTTTCTCGGATGTCCGAAATAACAAGTCTATTTCTGTGCTAGAACGTGTGGGTATGAGGCGAGAAGGTCATTTATTGCAAAATTATATGTTAAAAGGACAGTGGATTGATGAATATCAATATTCAATTTTGAAGTCTGAATGGAAGGGCGCTACATATTTACTAAATTCAGAAACGAAGTAA
- the bla gene encoding class A beta-lactamase Bla1: MILKNKRMLKIGICVGILGLSVTSLEAFTGGALQVEAKEKTGPVKHKNHATYQEFSQLEKKFDARLGVYAIDTGTNRTIAYRPNERFAFASTYKALAAGVLLQQNSIDKLNEVITYTKDELVEYSPITEKHVDTGMKLGEIAEAAVRSSDNTAGNILFNKIGGPKGYEKALRQMGDRVTMADRFEPELNEATPGDIRDTSTAKAIATNLKDFTVGNALPAHKRNILTEWMKGNATGDKLIRAGVPTDWVVGDKSGAGSYGTRNDIAVVWPPNRAPIIIAILSSKDEKEATYDNQLIAEATEVIVKALR; this comes from the coding sequence ATGATTTTGAAAAACAAAAGGATGCTAAAAATAGGTATATGCGTTGGCATATTAGGTTTAAGTGTTACAAGCCTAGAAGCTTTTACAGGAGGGGCATTGCAAGTTGAAGCGAAAGAAAAGACCGGACCAGTTAAACATAAAAATCATGCGACGTATCAAGAATTCTCTCAACTTGAGAAAAAATTTGATGCTCGATTAGGTGTGTATGCTATTGATACTGGTACAAATCGAACAATTGCATATCGACCTAATGAGAGGTTTGCCTTTGCATCAACCTATAAGGCCTTAGCGGCAGGGGTATTGCTGCAGCAAAACTCAATTGATAAATTAAATGAAGTTATCACTTATACGAAAGACGAATTAGTTGAATATTCACCCATTACAGAGAAACATGTAGATACAGGCATGAAACTTGGGGAAATTGCAGAGGCGGCTGTTCGTTCCAGTGATAATACAGCCGGGAACATTTTATTTAATAAAATAGGCGGACCTAAAGGATATGAAAAAGCACTTAGACAGATGGGTGATCGGGTTACTATGGCTGATCGCTTTGAGCCAGAGTTAAACGAAGCTACTCCAGGAGACATTCGTGACACTAGTACAGCAAAAGCAATTGCTACCAATCTTAAGGATTTTACGGTCGGAAATGCGCTTCCAGCTCATAAACGTAACATTCTTACAGAGTGGATGAAAGGAAATGCTACAGGAGACAAACTTATTCGTGCAGGCGTACCAACTGACTGGGTAGTTGGAGATAAATCAGGAGCTGGAAGTTACGGGACACGAAATGATATTGCTGTCGTTTGGCCGCCAAATAGAGCACCCATTATCATCGCAATTTTATCCAGTAAAGATGAGAAAGAGGCTACCTATGATAATCAACTAATTGCAGAGGCAACTGAAGTGATAGTTAAGGCTCTTAGGTGA
- a CDS encoding penicillin-binding protein 2, translating to MLHTKRWRFFAVLSTVGLILLILLKINFISITIATSSAERGKIFDQNGVILATNKKVKSLYCTSNDEKLSNQDTSNTLAFFNQFSNKFQHDISAEDIKSQLQQSCKKQTMNDIPLYSDINESELTFINKNKPNNVIIKDEWIRYYPKHEIGSQLIGYVENDLNSKYGPVGKSGIELQYENDLKGKPGKTLIFKMNNKKFLWNIQKVQKGKDVRLALDSKLQQKTEEALRSQIKKIPDANAGYVVVTDVKTGAILTMANSAVFNPNILHTHVSSKNENIKSLSQNKAIQKLKYGESYVNMASTIKPLTILIGLNEKLFQPEDTYLDKGSFQYDNQNNITNAPGTPTGEITPRQAIINSSNTFMTAKVALPLFNQNNGNIEKVAHIWTDYLMQFGLRSKTGIDLPFEEDGQYEFHPSNKFENGISALLNASWGGNEVHTPLQLAQYAATLASKGDKYKPQIVSAIIGQDGKETKKFKPILESSNRYPMKFWSVVQGGMSQNIEEIKNLPFHVAGKTGITGFPNEQERMINHSLFIAYAPTEDPQIAISVVIPGSNSEKNIAALVTSEILESWHTLQKENNNKEEGSLK from the coding sequence ATGTTACATACAAAAAGATGGAGATTTTTTGCGGTTCTTTCTACTGTAGGTTTGATTTTACTAATTTTATTAAAAATCAACTTCATTTCAATTACTATCGCAACTTCTTCAGCTGAAAGAGGAAAAATTTTTGATCAAAATGGTGTAATACTAGCTACAAATAAGAAAGTTAAGTCTCTATATTGCACTTCTAATGATGAAAAACTATCGAATCAAGATACATCAAACACATTAGCTTTTTTCAATCAATTTTCAAACAAGTTTCAACATGATATTTCTGCAGAGGACATAAAATCACAATTACAACAATCTTGTAAAAAGCAGACTATGAATGATATACCGTTATACTCTGACATAAATGAGAGTGAACTTACATTCATAAACAAGAACAAACCCAATAATGTAATAATCAAAGATGAATGGATTCGATATTATCCTAAACACGAAATTGGTTCACAGCTAATTGGGTATGTAGAAAATGACCTTAATTCTAAGTATGGACCTGTTGGAAAAAGTGGGATTGAGCTTCAATATGAAAATGATTTAAAAGGAAAACCCGGAAAAACTCTGATTTTTAAAATGAATAATAAAAAGTTCTTATGGAACATTCAAAAAGTACAAAAAGGAAAAGATGTCCGGCTAGCTTTAGACTCTAAATTGCAGCAAAAAACAGAGGAAGCATTAAGATCTCAAATTAAGAAAATACCTGATGCTAATGCTGGTTATGTTGTAGTCACCGATGTAAAAACTGGCGCAATTTTAACTATGGCCAACTCGGCAGTTTTTAATCCAAATATATTACATACACATGTATCATCTAAAAATGAAAACATTAAATCACTTTCGCAAAATAAAGCAATTCAAAAATTAAAGTATGGTGAATCTTATGTAAATATGGCCTCTACTATAAAGCCACTTACTATTTTAATTGGATTAAACGAAAAGCTTTTTCAACCTGAAGATACTTATTTAGATAAGGGTAGTTTTCAGTATGATAATCAAAATAACATTACGAATGCACCTGGAACGCCTACAGGTGAGATTACACCGAGGCAGGCTATCATTAATTCATCTAACACATTTATGACAGCAAAAGTAGCTCTGCCCTTATTCAACCAAAATAATGGGAATATAGAAAAAGTGGCACATATATGGACAGATTATTTAATGCAATTCGGCCTACGTTCTAAAACCGGGATTGATTTACCCTTTGAAGAAGACGGACAATATGAATTCCATCCATCTAATAAGTTTGAAAATGGAATCTCCGCTTTATTAAATGCCTCTTGGGGAGGAAATGAAGTGCATACCCCTCTTCAACTTGCTCAATATGCAGCAACTTTGGCAAGTAAAGGTGATAAATATAAACCTCAAATCGTAAGTGCTATTATTGGTCAGGACGGTAAGGAAACAAAAAAGTTTAAGCCAATTTTAGAAAGTTCAAATCGTTATCCTATGAAATTTTGGAGCGTCGTGCAAGGTGGGATGAGTCAAAATATAGAGGAGATTAAAAACTTGCCCTTTCATGTGGCAGGTAAAACGGGTATTACAGGTTTTCCGAATGAGCAAGAAAGAATGATAAATCATTCTCTTTTCATTGCATATGCTCCTACCGAAGATCCACAAATTGCTATTTCTGTCGTTATTCCTGGTAGTAATTCAGAAAAAAACATCGCTGCTCTCGTTACATCAGAAATTTTAGAGTCTTGGCATACACTTCAAAAAGAAAATAATAACAAAGAGGAAGGTTCATTAAAGTGA
- a CDS encoding LCP family protein has product MKKNWIYHNKIKVILGTLFFISLLGGTYIYSQFYNFSDKTYRELERGRKSMKREHKISPLKDNISILIMGEDNSETREGEYGKNARSDALMVATINKETAAINLLSIPRDTRVYIPIKAKEDKIAHAHAFGGIDSTIDTVEKFLDIPVDYYIKFNFDSFLSLIDTIGGIDVDVPVTFTEQDSQDQADAIHLEKGYQHLNGEQALALTRTRHIDNDFMRGQRQLLVIEAIGNKILTMNSLSKFNSILDTVSPHMSTNLSTTDMFSIAKTMMDHSPNINKRQIKCNDKYIDGIYYAQPDKESVQQISKDLKQELQKK; this is encoded by the coding sequence ATGAAAAAAAATTGGATCTATCACAATAAAATAAAAGTTATTTTGGGTACGTTATTTTTTATTTCCCTATTGGGAGGAACATATATATACTCTCAATTTTATAACTTTAGTGATAAAACATATCGTGAACTCGAAAGAGGACGCAAATCTATGAAAAGAGAACATAAAATATCCCCTTTAAAAGATAATATTTCCATCTTAATCATGGGAGAGGATAATAGTGAAACAAGAGAAGGAGAATATGGAAAAAACGCAAGGTCAGATGCATTAATGGTTGCTACGATTAATAAAGAAACGGCAGCAATAAATTTGTTAAGTATTCCACGTGATACTCGAGTCTATATACCAATAAAAGCAAAAGAAGATAAAATTGCACATGCGCATGCATTTGGTGGTATAGATAGTACAATAGATACCGTTGAAAAGTTTTTGGATATTCCCGTTGATTATTATATTAAATTTAATTTTGATTCATTCTTAAGTCTTATTGATACGATTGGAGGAATTGATGTAGATGTTCCCGTCACATTTACAGAACAGGACAGCCAAGACCAAGCTGATGCTATTCATTTGGAAAAAGGATATCAGCACCTAAATGGCGAACAGGCCTTAGCCTTGACTAGGACACGCCATATTGATAATGATTTTATGCGTGGACAACGGCAGTTATTAGTTATAGAGGCGATTGGAAATAAAATATTAACCATGAACTCATTAAGCAAGTTTAATAGTATATTAGATACAGTTAGTCCACATATGTCTACCAATTTATCCACAACAGATATGTTCTCTATTGCTAAAACTATGATGGACCACTCACCTAACATTAACAAAAGGCAGATTAAATGTAATGATAAATATATAGATGGTATATACTATGCACAACCTGATAAAGAAAGTGTTCAACAGATTTCGAAAGATTTAAAACAAGAATTACAAAAAAAATAA